The segment ATGGAGTCACCTGCCGGGCAACGCTATTGTTTCAGGCCCGACCTGATTCTGGGGAATGTCAGTGCCCCTGGTGCTATTCAGGTTGGCATGGACGGTGACGGAAACCTGCTGGTCTCACATCCTGATGGCGTTCAGCAGAGGCTGCATGCCTGTGCCCATGATTTCTTCCAGCTGCGAGATCAACTGCGTGCAACCGTGCAGCAGCAGCTGATGCTGAATGTCGACGGAACCTTTCAGTTGATGGCTGGCGAGCAGGCACTCAGATTTCGGCTCAATGCGGAGCTGGCCTGGTCAGATGACCTCGATCACCCGGGTTTTTATACTGATGGCGACAGAATTCTGTTGCGCTACCGCGATGGCTGGGAGCAGGAGCTTGTGCCTGTCGATTAGCAGGCGGTAGACCAACTATAACGCCTGGCCAATTCTGCGGCAAAAACTGGCTCAGAATGCTCATTTACGCTCAGTAAACTGTGCTGTCTCGCCAGTTTTTGCCCCGGCCTGTCAGCCTGGCCGCGGGCCGGCTGCAAAAATTACCTGATGCGGGTTCCTGATCTCAACTTTCCGCATCCTCGACTGATTTTCTGCTGAATTTACGCAGACTCTCCGACAGGCTCGCCAGTTTCTCCTCAACACGTTTATTGATCGAGCCTTCCGGGAATCGCCCCTGGCTGTCCCGGGCGCCGGCCGGTAAACCTGTCAGTATCTCAACCGCCTGATCGACGTTGTCCACAGCATAAACATGGAAGCGACCCTCGCTCGCGGATTTCACCACATCGTGGCGCAGCATCAGGTGTTTGACGTTGGCTGCGGGAATGATGACACCCTGCTCCCCATTCAGCCCGCGCGCCAGGCAGATATCATAGAAGCCTTCAATTTTCTCATTAACGCCCCCGATGGGTTGTGCGTAACCGAGCTGGCTGACTGAGCCGGTTATAGCCAGTGACTGACGAATGGGGGTGTCCGCCAGGGAGGACAGCAAGGCGCAGAGCTCTGCCATGGATGCACTGTCGCCGTCCACTTTTCCGTAAGACTGCTCAAAGGTCAGGCTGGCCGACAGGGACAGGGGGATGTCTTTGCAGTAACGGGAGGCCAGAAAGGCAGACAGGATCAATACGCCTTTGGAATGAATCGCGCCACCCAGTTTAACTTCCCGCTCGATATCTATTACCTTGCCACTGCCCAGGCGGGTTGTTGCCGTTATGCGGGCCGGGTAGCCAAACCGGAAGTTGCTCAGGTCGATGACCACCAGGCCATTGATAGAACCGATCTGTTCTCCATCGGTGTCGATCAGCAGGGTTTCACGCTGTATTTCGCTGCCCAGTTTTTCCTTGACCCGGCTGACCCGATAAATCTGCTCGTCGATGGCTTTTTGCACATTGTGGCTTCCCACCCGCTGATCGCCATTCTTTCTGGCCCAATGGGAGGACTCTTCCAGAAGATCCACAATGCTGTGCAGGTGAGTGGATAGTTTTTCCGCATCGCTGGCCAAGCGTGCGCTGAATTCGGTCACCCTGGCCACGGCCTGCGCATCAAAAGGCGGCAGGTCTTCTTTTTTAATCAGGTGGGCCAGCAGCCGGGAGAACTGGGCGACGTTTTCCGGTGTCCGGTCCATTTCCTCTTCGAAATCGGCGGCTACCTTGAACAGTTCCTTGAAGCCCGGATCGTATTGCAGCAGGGCATAGTAGAGAAAGCGTTCGCCCAGCAGGACAATTTTGATGTCCAAAGGAATGGGTTGCGGCTCCAGGCCGGCGGTGTCCATCATGCCGTATAAGGTGCCGATAGACTGAATGGAAATCCTGTTAGCGTTCAGGATCCGCTTCAGGGCATCCCAGGCGAACGGTTGCTGCAGAAGTTCCAGACCGTCCAGCAACAGATAACCACCATTAGCGGTGTGCAGGGCGCCGGGTTTGATGTGGGTGAAGTCTGTGACCAGGGTGCCCATGTGGGATTCGTACTCCACCCGCCCGGTCAGTTTCGGATAGGCAGGGTTGTCCTCATACACTATAGGGGCGCCGGTAGTTTTCTTGTTGTCGATCAGCAGGTTGACGTCGTATTTGCGGAACTGGGGTGCATCCCCTCTGGCCAGTTCGAGCAGCTCGGGAGTGGCCTGCTGCTCGATAAAATCGTCGACGTTTTTGCGATGTCGTGTTTGACATTGGTAAGGTACCGGCAGACGTCCGGGAGGTCCCGGTACTTTTCCAGCAGGCTGGTGACCAGGCTCTCCACGGTTCTGGTTGCAGTGTCCCACACCAGCTTGCGGATCTCCGTGCGTTCTTCACGCGCCAGTTGTGGCATTTTCTGCAGCAGTGAGTTCAGGCGGTCTTCATATTGTTCAATCAGCCCGTTGATTCTTTGCTGTTCCTGTTGCGCGAGTTTGATGAACTCCTTATGGTCGATGGCTTTACCATTCACAATGGGTGCCAGCACGAAGCCCTGAGGGCCTCGGATAAGGGTGATATTGTCTGCTGATGCCTCCTCACTCAGTTTGCTGAATGCCTCGGCCCGCTGCTGTTCGTATTTCTCCTGGATCTGCTGCAGTTGCTTCTGGTAGTTCTCGGCTTCAAAAGCGACCGGCATGGAGGTCTTGGTGTCGTCGACCAGCTTCTTCATGTCGCGGCACAGTTCCTGCCCTTTGCCTGCGGGTAGACGCAGTGCATGAGGTTTCTGGGGGTTGTCAAAATTGTTGACGTAGCACCAGTCGTCGGGCGTTGCCTGGGACTCAGCCCGACGGGTCAGGTATTGCATAATCGTGGATTGCTTACCGATTCCCGCCGGGCCCAGTGCGAACAGATTGAAGCCTGACTTGTTGACCTCGATGCTCAGCTCAATCGCCGAGATTGCCCGCTGCTGACCAA is part of the Gammaproteobacteria bacterium genome and harbors:
- a CDS encoding Lon-like protease helical domain-containing protein: MPNSYELSPDQLFSATDPATLPFDTTDDLESLNEIIGQQRAISAIELSIEVNKSGFNLFALGPAGIGKQSTIMQYLTRRAESQATPDDWCYVNNFDNPQKPHALRLPAGKGQELCRDMKKLVDDTKTSMPVAFEAENYQKQLQQIQEKYEQQRAEAFSKLSEEASADNITLIRGPQGFVLAPIVNGKAIDHKEFIKLAQQEQQRINGLIEQYEDRLNSLLQKMPQLAREERTEIRKLVWDTATRTVESLVTSLLEKYRDLPDVCRYLTNVKHDIAKTSTILSSSRPLPSCSNWPEGMHPSSANTTSTC
- a CDS encoding AAA family ATPase; the protein is MYEDNPAYPKLTGRVEYESHMGTLVTDFTHIKPGALHTANGGYLLLDGLELLQQPFAWDALKRILNANRISIQSIGTLYGMMDTAGLEPQPIPLDIKIVLLGERFLYYALLQYDPGFKELFKVAADFEEEMDRTPENVAQFSRLLAHLIKKEDLPPFDAQAVARVTEFSARLASDAEKLSTHLHSIVDLLEESSHWARKNGDQRVGSHNVQKAIDEQIYRVSRVKEKLGSEIQRETLLIDTDGEQIGSINGLVVIDLSNFRFGYPARITATTRLGSGKVIDIEREVKLGGAIHSKGVLILSAFLASRYCKDIPLSLSASLTFEQSYGKVDGDSASMAELCALLSSLADTPIRQSLAITGSVSQLGYAQPIGGVNEKIEGFYDICLARGLNGEQGVIIPAANVKHLMLRHDVVKSASEGRFHVYAVDNVDQAVEILTGLPAGARDSQGRFPEGSINKRVEEKLASLSESLRKFSRKSVEDAES